From a single Nocardioides sp. dk884 genomic region:
- the ileS gene encoding isoleucine--tRNA ligase — translation MTYPKVSTAGHDAVPSSPRFPEIEKKVLAYWDEDATFTASVEARDPGADGANEFVFYDGPPFANGLPHYGHLLTGYVKDIVPRYQTMRGKRVERRFGWDTHGLPAELEAMRLNGIKTTDEIVEMGIDKFNDACRASVLKYSGEWREYVTRQARWVDFDNDYKTLNPSYMESVIWAFKTLHDKGLVYEGFRVLPYCWNDETPLSNHELRMDDDVYQDRQDPAVTVGYPLEATGEDPVLDGAHILIWTTTPWTLPSNLAVMVGSEIDYVVVEAPVPGTERTARYLLAEARLPAYRRELADAEGEFTVLGRYRGADLVGRRYTPPFGYYLGHENAFRVVAADDAVTTTDGTGVVHTAGAFGEVDKEVTDREGIEAVMPVGKDGRFTHPVEEYAGVLVFDANLQIIDHLKAATRGEGERGSVTDGTILLRRETYDHSYPHCWRCREPLIYKGVSSWFVEVTAFKDRMVELNQQIRWVPEHIKDGQFGKWLENARDWSITRNRFWGSPVPVWKSDDPAYPRLDVYGSFEEIERDFGRIPRGEDGEPNLHRPFVDDLVRPNPDDPTGRSMMRRVPDVLDVWFDSGSMSFAQNHYPFENRDWFDGTAEKQGHFPGDFIVEYIGQTRGWFYTLHVLATALFDKPAFRSCISHGIVLGSDGNKMSKSLRNYPDVSEVFDRDGADAMRWFLMASPILRGGNLVVTEQGIRDSVRQVMIPLWNTWYFFQLYANAANDGAGYEASRSTTSSDPLDRYLLAKTRQYVETMTEQLDGYAIADACETTRGFIDVLTNWYVRRSRDRFWEASPEAFDTLATVLEVVTRTVAPLLPMTAEEIWRGLTGGRSVHLTDWPTPEELPADDTLVAAMDQVREVCSAASALRKASGLRNRLPLASLTVVVEDAAALAGFTSIVADELNVKQVRLLDAASDEASAYGVEQKLTVNARAAGPRLGKDVQRAIKGSKSGDWSVAEDGTVTAGGLVLQEGEYTLETVAGTTGDDTALGMLAGGGFVVLDTAVTPELAAEGLARDLVRAVQQARREAGLEVSDRIALSIAGSATVQEAARTHEKLVAGETLATSYDVSDAGDGAGTDATTVTVGDGEQATLVIRKA, via the coding sequence ATGACTTACCCCAAGGTCTCCACCGCCGGCCACGACGCCGTCCCCTCCAGCCCTCGCTTCCCCGAGATCGAGAAGAAGGTGCTGGCCTACTGGGACGAGGACGCCACGTTCACGGCCAGTGTCGAGGCGCGTGACCCGGGGGCGGACGGTGCCAACGAGTTCGTCTTCTACGACGGCCCGCCGTTCGCCAACGGCCTGCCGCACTACGGCCACCTGCTCACCGGCTACGTCAAGGACATCGTCCCGCGCTACCAGACCATGCGCGGCAAGCGCGTCGAGCGCCGCTTCGGCTGGGACACCCACGGCCTGCCCGCCGAGCTCGAGGCGATGCGCCTCAACGGCATCAAGACCACCGACGAGATCGTCGAGATGGGCATCGACAAGTTCAACGACGCCTGCCGCGCCTCGGTGCTGAAGTACTCCGGCGAGTGGCGCGAGTACGTCACCCGCCAGGCCCGCTGGGTCGACTTCGACAACGACTACAAGACGCTCAACCCCTCCTACATGGAGAGCGTCATCTGGGCCTTCAAGACCCTGCACGACAAGGGCCTGGTCTACGAGGGCTTCCGGGTGCTGCCCTACTGCTGGAACGACGAGACGCCGCTGTCCAACCACGAGCTGCGCATGGACGACGACGTCTACCAGGACCGCCAGGACCCCGCCGTCACCGTCGGCTACCCGCTCGAGGCCACCGGCGAGGACCCGGTGCTCGACGGCGCCCACATCCTGATCTGGACCACCACGCCGTGGACGCTGCCCTCCAACCTCGCGGTGATGGTCGGCTCCGAGATCGACTACGTCGTGGTCGAGGCGCCGGTGCCCGGCACCGAGCGGACCGCGCGCTACCTGCTCGCCGAGGCCCGCCTCCCGGCGTACCGGCGCGAGCTCGCCGATGCTGAGGGCGAGTTCACGGTGCTCGGCCGCTACCGCGGTGCGGACCTGGTCGGGCGCCGCTACACCCCGCCGTTCGGCTACTACCTCGGCCACGAGAACGCCTTCCGCGTCGTGGCCGCCGACGACGCCGTCACCACCACCGACGGCACCGGCGTGGTGCACACCGCCGGCGCGTTCGGTGAGGTCGACAAGGAGGTCACCGACCGCGAGGGCATCGAGGCGGTGATGCCGGTCGGCAAGGACGGCCGCTTCACCCACCCCGTCGAGGAGTACGCCGGGGTGCTGGTCTTCGACGCCAACCTGCAGATCATCGACCACCTCAAGGCCGCCACCCGCGGCGAGGGTGAGCGCGGGTCGGTCACCGACGGCACGATCCTGCTGCGCCGCGAGACCTATGACCACTCCTACCCGCACTGCTGGCGCTGCCGCGAGCCGCTGATCTACAAGGGCGTCTCGTCGTGGTTCGTCGAGGTCACCGCGTTCAAGGACCGGATGGTCGAGCTCAACCAGCAGATCCGCTGGGTGCCCGAGCACATCAAGGACGGCCAGTTCGGCAAGTGGCTGGAGAACGCCCGCGACTGGTCGATCACCCGCAACCGGTTCTGGGGCAGCCCGGTGCCGGTGTGGAAGAGCGACGACCCGGCGTACCCCCGTCTCGACGTGTACGGCTCCTTCGAGGAGATCGAGCGCGACTTCGGCCGGATCCCGCGCGGGGAGGACGGCGAGCCCAACCTGCACCGCCCGTTCGTCGACGACCTGGTGCGCCCGAACCCCGACGACCCGACCGGTCGCTCGATGATGCGCCGCGTCCCCGACGTGCTCGACGTGTGGTTCGACTCGGGCTCCATGTCGTTCGCCCAGAACCACTACCCCTTCGAGAACCGCGACTGGTTCGACGGCACCGCCGAGAAGCAGGGCCACTTCCCGGGCGACTTCATCGTGGAGTACATCGGCCAGACCCGCGGCTGGTTCTACACGCTGCACGTGCTGGCCACGGCGCTGTTCGACAAGCCGGCGTTCCGCTCCTGCATCAGCCACGGCATCGTGCTGGGCAGCGACGGCAACAAGATGAGCAAGTCGCTGCGCAACTACCCCGACGTCAGCGAGGTCTTCGACCGCGACGGCGCCGACGCGATGCGCTGGTTCTTGATGGCCAGCCCGATCCTGCGCGGCGGCAACCTGGTCGTCACCGAGCAGGGCATCCGCGACTCGGTGCGCCAGGTGATGATCCCGCTGTGGAACACCTGGTACTTCTTCCAGCTCTACGCCAACGCGGCCAACGACGGCGCGGGCTACGAGGCGAGCCGCTCGACCACCTCGAGCGACCCGCTGGACCGCTACCTGCTCGCCAAGACCCGCCAGTACGTCGAGACGATGACCGAGCAGCTCGACGGCTACGCGATCGCGGACGCCTGCGAGACCACGCGCGGGTTCATCGACGTGCTCACCAACTGGTACGTCCGCCGCTCGCGTGACCGGTTCTGGGAGGCCTCGCCCGAGGCGTTCGACACCCTCGCGACGGTGCTGGAGGTCGTGACCCGCACGGTCGCCCCGCTGCTGCCGATGACCGCCGAGGAGATCTGGCGCGGGCTCACCGGTGGCCGCTCGGTGCACCTGACCGACTGGCCCACGCCCGAGGAGCTGCCGGCCGACGACACCCTCGTCGCCGCGATGGACCAGGTCCGCGAGGTCTGCTCGGCCGCCTCGGCGCTGCGCAAGGCCTCCGGGCTGCGCAACCGGCTGCCGCTGGCCTCGCTGACGGTGGTCGTCGAGGACGCCGCCGCCCTGGCCGGGTTCACCTCGATCGTCGCCGACGAGCTCAACGTCAAGCAGGTCCGCCTGCTCGACGCCGCCTCCGACGAGGCCTCGGCGTACGGCGTGGAGCAGAAGCTCACCGTCAACGCGCGCGCCGCCGGGCCGCGCCTGGGCAAGGACGTCCAGCGTGCGATCAAGGGCTCGAAGAGCGGTGACTGGTCGGTGGCCGAGGACGGCACCGTGACCGCCGGGGGCCTGGTGCTCCAGGAGGGCGAGTACACCCTGGAGACCGTGGCCGGCACCACCGGCGACGACACCGCGCTGGGCATGCTCGCCGGCGGCGGGTTCGTCGTGCTCGACACCGCTGTCACCCCGGAGCTGGCCGCCGAGGGCCTGGCGCGTGACCTGGTCCGTGCGGTCCAGCAGGCCCGCCGCGAGGCCGGCCTGGAGGTCTCCGACCGGATCGCGCTCAGCATCGCCGGCTCCGCCACCGTCCAGGAGGCCGCCCGCACCCACGAGAAGCTCGTGGCCGGCGAGACCCTCGCGACGTCGTACGACGTGAGCGACGCGGGCGACGGCGCCGGGACCGACGCGACCACCGTGACGGTCGGCGACGGCGAGCAGGCGACCCTGGTGATCCGCAAGGCCTGA
- a CDS encoding type IV toxin-antitoxin system AbiEi family antitoxin domain-containing protein, translating to MSVLEALEQLGGAATTGQLLALTSRAAFDRAVASGDLVRLARGRWALPGVDQARQAAHRLAGTVSHTSAALTHGWAVKTVPDRPHVTLPRSRRAPVRPGVVLHWADLSERDGLVTTPERTLVDCLRTLPFDEALAVADSALRAGFGRGNLAELADGVRGAGAARVRAVAAAATPLAANPFESVLRAIALDAGLGVEPQVEIREPELLGCVDLADRGRRIIAEADSFEWHGGRDQLAHDCRRYNGFAVHGWLVLRFSWEDVMRYPAAVRQVLEAAVAERAEVRCRVCRAA from the coding sequence GTGTCAGTCCTCGAGGCCCTGGAGCAGCTCGGCGGCGCCGCGACCACCGGGCAGCTGCTCGCGCTCACCTCGCGAGCCGCGTTCGACCGTGCGGTCGCCTCGGGCGACCTGGTCCGGCTGGCCCGCGGGCGCTGGGCGCTGCCCGGGGTGGACCAGGCGCGGCAGGCGGCGCACCGGCTGGCGGGGACGGTCTCCCACACCAGCGCCGCCCTGACCCACGGCTGGGCGGTGAAGACGGTGCCGGACCGCCCGCACGTGACGCTGCCGCGCAGCCGGCGCGCTCCGGTCCGCCCGGGCGTGGTCCTCCACTGGGCCGACCTGTCCGAGCGCGACGGCCTCGTCACCACACCGGAGCGGACGCTGGTGGACTGCCTGCGGACGCTGCCGTTCGACGAGGCCCTGGCAGTGGCCGACTCCGCGCTGCGAGCCGGGTTCGGGAGGGGCAACCTCGCCGAGCTGGCGGACGGGGTCCGCGGCGCGGGCGCCGCTCGGGTCCGGGCGGTGGCCGCCGCGGCCACGCCCCTGGCGGCGAACCCCTTCGAGTCGGTGCTGCGCGCCATCGCGCTGGACGCGGGGCTCGGGGTGGAGCCTCAGGTCGAGATCCGCGAGCCCGAGCTGCTCGGCTGCGTCGACCTGGCCGATCGTGGGCGCCGGATCATCGCGGAGGCTGACTCGTTCGAGTGGCACGGCGGACGGGACCAGCTGGCTCACGACTGCCGGCGCTACAACGGGTTCGCGGTCCACGGATGGCTGGTGCTCCGGTTCTCCTGGGAGGACGTGATGCGGTACCCCGCCGCGGTGCGCCAGGTGCTGGAGGCAGCCGTGGCCGAACGGGCAGAAGTGCGCTGCCGGGTGTGCCGTGCTGCGTGA
- a CDS encoding DUF664 domain-containing protein: MWLDPAEDPRDLSPARGEKGTVLQYLRNYRLTFELKCQDLDAEQLARRAVPPSTLSLLGLLRHLAQMEHHWSVRVLRGVDTPQLYKTPEDREADLHGGSADPAVVEEAWATWRRVSAEADAVYAAEDWDRLLGDPGTPEAERNEVRDVIVHVLEEYARHVGHADLLRECLDGRTGQ, encoded by the coding sequence ATGTGGCTCGACCCCGCCGAGGACCCCCGCGACCTCTCCCCCGCACGCGGCGAGAAGGGGACGGTGCTGCAGTACCTGCGCAACTACCGCCTGACCTTCGAGCTGAAGTGCCAGGACCTCGACGCCGAGCAGCTGGCCCGGCGCGCGGTGCCGCCCTCGACGCTCTCGCTGCTCGGGCTGCTGCGCCACCTCGCCCAGATGGAGCACCACTGGTCGGTGCGGGTGCTGCGCGGCGTGGACACCCCGCAGCTCTACAAGACCCCCGAGGACCGGGAGGCCGACCTGCACGGCGGCAGCGCCGACCCGGCCGTGGTCGAGGAGGCGTGGGCGACCTGGCGCCGGGTCAGCGCCGAGGCCGACGCGGTGTACGCCGCCGAGGACTGGGACCGGCTCCTCGGCGATCCGGGCACCCCCGAGGCGGAGCGCAACGAGGTCCGCGACGTGATCGTGCACGTGCTCGAGGAGTACGCCCGGCACGTCGGCCACGCCGACCTGCTGCGCGAGTGCCTCGACGGGCGCACTGGGCAATAA
- a CDS encoding FAD-dependent oxidoreductase — MSVQFPYLMASGRIGPMALSNRIVLPAMDMNVSEHGEIEQTEIDHYVARAAGGAGLVITGACAIAFPHGAASMKEPGLSDDRYIPGLKALADAIHAAGSKLCIQSTHHGKVARVDVANDRPVLAPNQPDYSYDMSALADSTPSELARMGAATAGKPTVYQDMTHEDIAWLVSTWADAAERVAKADADAIEIHVAHGYILGVFLNRRDNLRTDEYGGPLVNRARLACEVISAVKERVGDRLAVLVRVSGEEYGQEGGLTLDEAVEAAQLFEAAGADAIHVTGWGRNPFDNFTDGPLPDKVGAYLANAAEIKKHVGVPVIAVGRMLPEVAEKALAKGQIDYAAMGRQLLADPELPNKIRDGRFAEVRPCINCYLCVAENFFDDTPFCAVNPALGNETLLPLKPASATKHVVVVGAGPGGLESARVLTERGHRVTVIDKSDRLGGTMWFSTMTTPDNERLLRWFRSEIQRLGIAVKLNTPADVETIRALRPDHVVVATGAVRPKPDFPGGDLPIVQTGDTLRALMLGTATADEAGPVLRTLGRLGRLSGLTKRPGVVRQLTKGFLPMGKDVVVIGGSLVGLELAEFLAERGRRVTLLHEQQQLGLPLAMPRRWTAVRNAKQHGVQIHRNVSVTRITESGVEWTEGETSHSASADMVIYADGTTSAAPLADELRAAGFSVDVVGDAGEVNYIHGAIHSAWKATTEL, encoded by the coding sequence ATGAGCGTCCAGTTCCCCTACCTGATGGCCTCGGGGCGCATCGGCCCTATGGCCCTGAGCAACCGCATCGTCCTCCCCGCGATGGACATGAACGTCTCCGAGCACGGCGAGATCGAGCAGACGGAGATCGACCACTACGTGGCCCGCGCCGCCGGCGGCGCCGGCCTGGTGATCACCGGCGCCTGCGCGATCGCGTTCCCCCACGGGGCGGCCTCCATGAAGGAGCCCGGCCTCTCCGACGACCGGTACATCCCGGGCCTCAAGGCGCTCGCCGACGCCATCCACGCCGCCGGCAGCAAGCTGTGCATCCAGTCGACCCACCACGGCAAGGTGGCGCGCGTCGACGTCGCCAACGACCGCCCGGTGCTGGCCCCGAACCAGCCCGACTACAGCTACGACATGTCCGCCCTGGCCGACAGCACGCCCAGCGAGCTGGCTCGGATGGGCGCCGCCACCGCCGGCAAGCCGACCGTCTACCAGGACATGACCCACGAGGACATCGCCTGGCTGGTCTCCACCTGGGCCGACGCCGCCGAGCGCGTCGCCAAGGCCGACGCCGACGCGATCGAGATCCACGTCGCCCACGGCTACATCCTCGGCGTGTTCCTCAACCGGCGCGACAACCTGCGCACCGACGAGTACGGCGGCCCGCTGGTCAACCGGGCCCGCCTCGCGTGCGAGGTAATCAGCGCGGTCAAGGAGCGCGTCGGCGACCGTCTCGCGGTCCTGGTGCGGGTCTCCGGTGAGGAGTACGGCCAGGAGGGCGGTCTCACGCTGGACGAGGCGGTCGAGGCGGCACAGCTCTTCGAGGCTGCCGGCGCCGACGCCATCCACGTGACCGGTTGGGGGCGCAACCCCTTCGACAACTTCACCGACGGCCCGCTGCCCGACAAGGTCGGGGCCTACCTCGCCAACGCCGCGGAGATCAAGAAGCACGTCGGGGTCCCGGTCATCGCCGTGGGCCGGATGCTGCCGGAGGTCGCCGAGAAGGCGCTGGCCAAGGGGCAGATCGACTACGCCGCGATGGGCCGCCAGCTGCTGGCCGACCCGGAGCTGCCCAACAAGATCCGCGACGGTCGCTTCGCCGAGGTCCGGCCCTGCATCAACTGCTACCTGTGCGTGGCGGAGAACTTCTTCGACGACACCCCGTTCTGCGCGGTCAACCCGGCGCTGGGCAACGAGACGCTGCTCCCGCTCAAGCCCGCCTCGGCCACCAAGCACGTGGTCGTCGTCGGTGCCGGCCCCGGTGGCCTGGAGAGCGCCCGGGTGCTCACCGAGCGTGGTCACCGGGTCACGGTGATCGACAAGTCCGACCGCCTCGGCGGCACCATGTGGTTCTCCACGATGACCACCCCCGACAACGAGCGGCTGCTGCGCTGGTTCCGCTCGGAGATCCAGCGTCTCGGGATCGCGGTCAAGCTGAACACCCCGGCGGACGTCGAGACGATCCGCGCCCTGCGGCCCGACCACGTGGTCGTGGCCACCGGTGCGGTCCGCCCCAAGCCGGACTTCCCCGGCGGCGACCTGCCGATCGTGCAGACCGGTGACACGCTGCGCGCGCTGATGCTGGGCACCGCCACCGCCGACGAGGCCGGCCCGGTGCTGCGCACCCTGGGTCGCCTCGGTCGCCTCTCCGGGCTGACCAAGCGGCCCGGCGTCGTACGCCAGCTGACCAAGGGGTTCTTGCCGATGGGCAAGGACGTCGTCGTGATCGGCGGGTCCCTGGTCGGCCTCGAGCTCGCCGAGTTCCTCGCCGAGCGGGGTCGCCGGGTGACCCTGCTGCACGAGCAGCAGCAGCTCGGCCTGCCGCTGGCGATGCCCCGACGCTGGACCGCCGTACGCAACGCGAAGCAGCACGGGGTGCAGATCCACCGCAACGTGTCGGTCACCCGCATCACCGAGTCCGGGGTCGAGTGGACCGAGGGGGAGACAAGCCACTCCGCGTCCGCCGACATGGTGATCTACGCCGACGGCACCACCTCCGCGGCGCCGCTGGCCGACGAGCTGCGGGCCGCCGGGTTCAGCGTCGACGTGGTCGGCGACGCCGGCGAGGTCAACTACATCCACGGCGCCATCCACTCCGCCTGGAAGGCGACGACGGAGCTCTGA
- a CDS encoding patatin-like phospholipase family protein → MATRVALALGSGGARGYAHIGAVRAVQERDCEIVAVAGTSMGALVGGLASAGRLEEFADWATSLQWRDVLRLLDPKLASPGVLAADRLLDAIQEIFSDVQIEDLPVPFTAVATDLAARREVWFQRGPLRAAVRASIAIPGVFTPVMINGRLLVDGGLTNPVPIDPTVGVASDLTVAVSLTGPRRRVRDHVAPTQESAAPQRFEEWRSRLRRTVVGITGREDRDQELVPQPVRTSWGTDELPAELTMRDVTAQSFEAMQGVVARYRMAAVPADVVVTVPVDSCRSLDFHRAEELIELGYRLTSDALDAAGVEADPLR, encoded by the coding sequence ATGGCGACTCGCGTGGCTCTGGCTCTCGGCTCCGGCGGCGCTCGCGGCTACGCACACATCGGCGCGGTCCGGGCGGTGCAGGAGCGTGACTGCGAGATCGTCGCCGTCGCCGGCACCTCGATGGGCGCGCTGGTGGGCGGGCTGGCGAGCGCGGGGCGCCTGGAGGAGTTCGCCGACTGGGCGACGTCGCTCCAGTGGCGCGACGTCCTGCGCCTGCTGGACCCGAAGCTCGCCTCGCCGGGGGTGCTGGCGGCCGACCGGCTGCTCGACGCCATCCAGGAGATCTTCAGCGACGTCCAGATCGAGGACCTGCCGGTGCCCTTCACGGCGGTCGCGACCGACCTGGCGGCCCGGCGCGAGGTGTGGTTCCAGCGCGGCCCGCTCCGCGCGGCCGTCCGCGCGTCGATCGCGATCCCCGGCGTGTTCACGCCGGTGATGATCAACGGGCGGCTGCTCGTCGACGGCGGGCTCACCAACCCGGTCCCGATCGACCCGACGGTGGGTGTCGCGTCCGACCTCACCGTCGCGGTGTCGCTGACCGGCCCGCGGCGCCGGGTCCGCGACCACGTCGCACCCACCCAGGAGTCGGCTGCACCCCAGCGCTTCGAGGAGTGGCGCAGCCGCCTGCGTCGTACGGTCGTCGGCATCACCGGCCGCGAGGATCGCGACCAGGAGCTGGTGCCCCAGCCGGTGCGCACCAGCTGGGGCACCGACGAGCTCCCCGCCGAGCTGACGATGCGCGACGTGACCGCCCAGTCCTTCGAGGCCATGCAGGGGGTGGTCGCGCGCTACCGGATGGCCGCGGTGCCGGCCGACGTGGTCGTGACCGTGCCGGTGGACTCGTGCCGGTCCCTGGACTTCCACCGCGCCGAGGAGCTGATCGAGCTCGGGTACCGGCTCACGAGCGACGCGCTGGACGCCGCGGGGGTCGAGGCAGACCCGCTCCGGTGA
- the dapD gene encoding 2,3,4,5-tetrahydropyridine-2,6-dicarboxylate N-succinyltransferase, which translates to MTDALPTTAWGHGLATLDADGHVLDVWFPAPALGASDGSAAPAELAAAAGEDPLRGVRTEVRTVEISDLQSAPTSTEEVWLRLHLLSARLVRPHTISMDGVFGLLTNVVWTSAGPCAVQGFELTRARLRAAGQQVAVYGVDKFPRMVDYVVPTGIRIADADRVRLGAHLAEGTTVMHEGFVNFNAGTLGASMVEGRISAGVVVGDGSDVGGGASIMGTLSGGGKQVISVGERCLLGANSGLGISLGDDCVVEAGTYITAGTKVVVSDAFETEGKPRVVKALGLSGINNVLFRRNSITGAIEAVPWKSERVELNAALHAN; encoded by the coding sequence GTGACTGACGCCCTTCCGACCACTGCCTGGGGCCACGGCCTCGCCACCCTCGACGCCGACGGCCACGTCCTGGACGTGTGGTTCCCCGCCCCGGCTCTCGGAGCGTCCGACGGCAGCGCGGCGCCGGCCGAGCTCGCCGCGGCCGCCGGGGAGGATCCCCTCCGCGGCGTGCGCACCGAGGTCCGCACCGTCGAGATCAGCGACCTCCAATCCGCGCCGACCTCCACCGAGGAGGTCTGGCTGCGCCTGCACCTGCTCTCGGCGCGCCTCGTGCGCCCCCACACGATCTCGATGGACGGCGTCTTCGGGCTGCTCACCAACGTCGTGTGGACCTCCGCCGGGCCGTGCGCGGTCCAGGGCTTCGAGCTGACCCGCGCGCGACTGCGCGCCGCCGGCCAGCAGGTCGCGGTGTACGGCGTGGACAAGTTCCCCCGGATGGTCGACTACGTCGTCCCCACCGGCATCCGCATCGCCGACGCCGACCGGGTCCGCCTCGGCGCCCACCTGGCCGAGGGCACCACCGTCATGCACGAGGGCTTCGTGAACTTCAACGCCGGCACGCTGGGCGCCTCGATGGTCGAGGGCCGCATCTCGGCGGGCGTGGTGGTCGGCGACGGCTCCGACGTCGGCGGCGGCGCCTCGATCATGGGCACCCTGTCCGGCGGCGGCAAGCAGGTGATCTCGGTCGGCGAGCGCTGCCTGCTTGGCGCCAACTCCGGCCTCGGGATCTCGCTGGGCGACGACTGCGTCGTGGAGGCCGGCACCTACATCACCGCCGGCACCAAGGTCGTGGTCTCCGACGCCTTCGAGACCGAGGGCAAGCCGCGCGTCGTCAAGGCCCTCGGCCTCTCCGGGATCAACAACGTGCTGTTCCGCCGCAACTCGATCACCGGCGCGATCGAGGCCGTGCCGTGGAAGAGCGAGCGCGTCGAGCTGAACGCCGCGCTGCACGCCAACTGA
- the dapC gene encoding succinyldiaminopimelate transaminase has product MSRTRVSSLLPDFPWDHLAAHAERARQHPDGIVDLSVGTPVDPTPQVAQQALCDAADSPGYPVTIGRATTRQAAIDWLERRHGVTGLGLDQVLPLIGSKELIASLPGHLGLGAGDLIVHPELAYPTYEVGTALCGATPMATDSLTALGPQVPALLWLNSPSNPSGRVLGIDHLRKVVEWCRERGTILVSDECYIECSWEGEKPVSVLHPDVCGGSHEGILAVHSLSKRSNLAGYRCAFIAGDRDLVGELLAVRKNLGLQMPEPQQVAMKAALDDDAHALEQHARYAARRGVLRAALEEAGFRVEHSEASLYLWSTRDEDCWDTVSWLADRGILVAPGAFYGAAGRRHVRVAFTATDERVAAAVDRLRSAG; this is encoded by the coding sequence TTGTCGCGCACCCGCGTCTCCAGCCTGCTGCCCGACTTCCCCTGGGACCACCTCGCGGCCCATGCGGAGCGGGCGCGTCAGCACCCCGACGGGATCGTCGACCTCTCGGTCGGCACCCCGGTGGACCCGACCCCGCAGGTCGCCCAGCAGGCGCTGTGCGACGCCGCGGACTCCCCGGGCTACCCGGTCACGATCGGGCGGGCTACGACGCGGCAGGCGGCGATCGACTGGCTCGAGCGCCGTCATGGGGTCACCGGCCTCGGTCTGGACCAGGTGCTGCCGCTGATCGGCTCCAAGGAGCTGATCGCCTCGCTGCCCGGCCACCTCGGTCTCGGCGCGGGCGACCTGATCGTGCACCCCGAGCTGGCCTACCCGACCTACGAGGTCGGGACGGCGCTGTGCGGTGCGACGCCGATGGCGACCGACTCGCTCACCGCGCTGGGCCCGCAGGTCCCGGCGCTGCTGTGGCTGAACTCGCCGTCCAACCCCAGCGGCCGGGTGCTCGGCATCGACCACCTGCGCAAGGTGGTCGAGTGGTGCCGTGAGCGCGGCACGATCCTGGTCTCCGACGAGTGCTACATCGAGTGCTCGTGGGAGGGGGAGAAGCCGGTCTCGGTGCTCCACCCCGACGTCTGCGGCGGCTCCCACGAGGGCATCCTCGCGGTGCACTCGCTGTCGAAGCGCTCCAACCTGGCCGGCTACCGCTGCGCGTTCATCGCCGGTGACCGCGACCTGGTCGGCGAGCTGCTCGCGGTCCGCAAGAACCTCGGCCTGCAGATGCCCGAGCCCCAGCAGGTCGCGATGAAGGCGGCGCTCGACGACGACGCGCACGCCCTCGAGCAGCACGCCCGGTACGCCGCGCGCCGCGGCGTCCTGCGCGCCGCGCTCGAGGAGGCCGGCTTCCGCGTCGAGCACTCCGAGGCGTCGCTCTACCTGTGGTCGACCCGCGACGAGGACTGCTGGGACACCGTCTCCTGGCTCGCCGACCGCGGCATCCTGGTCGCGCCGGGCGCCTTCTACGGTGCGGCCGGACGCCGCCACGTGCGGGTGGCCTTCACCGCCACCGACGAGCGCGTCGCCGCCGCGGTGGACCGCCTTCGCTCCGCTGGCTGA
- the fdxA gene encoding ferredoxin has protein sequence MTYVISQPCVDLKDRACVDECPVDCIYEGKRMLYIHPDECVDCGACEPVCPVEAIFYEDDVPEEQKGYYDANVQFFDDLGSPGGAAKMGEIDKDHPMVAALPPQNQDH, from the coding sequence GTGACGTACGTCATCTCCCAGCCGTGTGTCGACTTGAAGGACCGCGCGTGCGTCGATGAGTGCCCGGTCGACTGCATCTACGAGGGCAAGCGGATGCTGTACATCCACCCCGACGAGTGCGTGGACTGCGGCGCGTGCGAGCCGGTCTGCCCGGTCGAGGCGATCTTCTACGAGGACGACGTCCCGGAGGAGCAGAAGGGCTACTACGACGCCAACGTCCAGTTCTTCGACGACCTCGGCTCGCCCGGTGGCGCCGCGAAGATGGGCGAGATCGACAAGGACCACCCGATGGTCGCTGCGCTCCCGCCGCAGAACCAGGACCACTGA